In one Dreissena polymorpha isolate Duluth1 chromosome 7, UMN_Dpol_1.0, whole genome shotgun sequence genomic region, the following are encoded:
- the LOC127838041 gene encoding cell division cycle-associated 7-like protein, translating into MESMLNDVDFAELRRRNLADNEQILRQIKADLAKLMPVKPKQKRLQQKKKDKHLSPLSTEVRRNPSRAGRYSPMKTRSRRSSVSSIVSSEYSSGSNDQDRMVVKFGFCGRRGDGSEDVSMDDMDDDDAVIPKRVNKIQHDRRPADEITEDDLNMVAVFVSTKRYDSIYGTTCHQCRQKTDDMKTICRSEECFGVRGQFCGPCLRNRYGEDAKEALKNPDWICPPCRKICNCSFCRKRNGKTCTGILIHLAKEYGFSNVNDYLQSLHKKDVQKEDVQKKDVQKEYVQKKDVEKDD; encoded by the exons ATGGAAAGTATG CTGAATGATGTAGATTTTGCAGAACTTCGAAGACGCAATCTTGCTGACAATGAACAGATA CTGCGGCAGATCAAAGCTGATTTGGCAAAGCTGATGCCAGTTAAACCAAAGCAAAAG CGTTTGCAACAGAAGAAAAAGGACAAGCACCTGTCTCCCCTGTCCACGGAAGTGCGCAGGAATCCCTCGCGTGCTGGCCGCTACAGCCCCATGAAGACGAGATCAAGACGCAGCTCTGTGTCCTCAATCGTGTCTAGTGAATACTCGTCTGGTTCCAACGATCAAGAT AGAATGGTGGTGAAGTTTGGATTCTGTGGCAGACGAGGCGATGGCAGTGAAGACGTCTCCATGGATGACATG gatgatgatgatgctgtgaTTCCTAAGCGTGTAAACAAGATCCAACATGACAGAAGGCCAGCAGATGAGATCACAGAAGATGACCTTAACATGGTGGCAGTGTTTGTCAGTACGAAGAGATATGACAGCATCTAT GGTACAACATGTCACCAGTGTCGCCAGAAGACGGATGACATGAAGACTATCTGTAGATCAGAGGAGTGCTTTGGAGTACGAGGACAG tttTGCGGCCCCTGTCTACGTAACAGATATGGGGAGGATGCTAAAGAAGCTCTGAAAAATCCA GACTGGATATGCCCTCCATGTAGAAAGATCTGCAACTGCAGTTTCTGTAGGAAGAGGAACGGCAAGACGTGCACTGGCATCCTAATACACCTGGCCAAGGAATACGGCTTCTCCAATGTGAATGACTATCTGCAGAG CTTACATAAGAAGGATGTACAAAAAGAGGATGTACAGAAGAAGGATGTACAAAAAGAATATGTACAGAAGAAGGATGTAGAGAAAGATGATTGA